From the Clavibacter phaseoli genome, one window contains:
- the typA gene encoding translational GTPase TypA, with the protein MALVARNDLRNVAIVAHVDHGKTTLVDAMLKQTNSFDAHFEGEDRMMDSNDLEREKGITILAKNTAVLYNGKHADGTPIVINVIDTPGHADFGGEVERGLSMVDGVVLLVDASEGPLPQTRFVLRKALEAKLPVILLVNKTDRPDARIDEVVAESQDLLLGLASDMSDEHPDLDLDAILDVPVVYASGRNGAASDNKPDNGELPDNDDLEPLFKAILDHVPAPTYDDQHPLQAHVTNLDASPFLGRLALLRVFNGTIKKGQQVAWVKHDGTVKNVKITELLITKALDRFPTESAGPGDIVAVAGIEDITIGETLADPEDVRPLPTITVDDPAISMTIGTNTSPLIGKVKGHKLTARMVKDRLDRELIGNVSIKLVDIGRPDAWEIQGRGELALAILVEQMRREGFELTVGKPQVVVKQVDGKVHEPYEHLTIDSPEEYLGAITQLLAARKGRMEGMSNHGTGWVRMEFVVPSRGLIGFRTEFLTITRGAGIANAVSHGYEQWAGEITTRVNGSIVADRAGVATPFAMVALQERMSFFVEPTQEVYEGMVVGENSRADDMDVNITKEKQLTNMRQSTSDSFERMTPSRRLTLEECLEFAREDECVEVTPEFVRIRKVELDANARQRKTSRLKKQNA; encoded by the coding sequence ATGGCGCTAGTCGCGCGCAACGACCTCCGCAATGTGGCCATCGTGGCCCACGTGGACCACGGCAAGACGACCCTGGTCGACGCCATGCTCAAGCAGACGAACTCGTTCGACGCCCACTTCGAGGGCGAGGACCGGATGATGGACTCGAACGACCTCGAGCGCGAGAAGGGCATCACGATCCTCGCGAAGAACACCGCGGTGCTCTACAACGGGAAGCACGCCGACGGCACGCCCATCGTCATCAACGTGATCGACACCCCGGGCCACGCCGACTTCGGCGGCGAGGTCGAGCGCGGCCTGTCCATGGTCGACGGCGTCGTGCTCCTCGTCGACGCGTCCGAGGGCCCGCTGCCCCAGACGCGCTTCGTGCTCCGCAAGGCGCTCGAGGCGAAGCTCCCCGTGATCCTCCTGGTCAACAAGACCGACCGCCCCGACGCGCGCATCGACGAGGTCGTGGCCGAGAGCCAGGACCTGCTCCTCGGCCTCGCCTCCGACATGTCGGACGAGCACCCGGACCTCGACCTCGACGCGATCCTCGACGTGCCCGTCGTCTACGCGTCCGGCCGCAACGGCGCCGCGAGCGACAACAAGCCCGACAACGGCGAGCTGCCCGACAACGACGACCTCGAGCCCCTCTTCAAGGCGATCCTCGACCACGTCCCGGCGCCCACCTACGACGACCAGCACCCGCTGCAGGCCCACGTCACCAACCTCGACGCGTCGCCCTTCCTCGGCCGCCTCGCCCTCCTCCGCGTCTTCAACGGCACGATCAAGAAGGGCCAGCAGGTCGCCTGGGTCAAGCACGACGGCACCGTCAAGAACGTGAAGATCACCGAGCTCCTCATCACGAAGGCGCTCGACCGCTTCCCGACCGAGTCCGCGGGCCCCGGCGACATCGTCGCCGTCGCCGGCATCGAGGACATCACCATCGGCGAGACCCTCGCCGACCCGGAGGACGTCCGGCCGCTGCCCACCATCACGGTGGACGACCCGGCCATCTCGATGACCATCGGCACCAACACCAGCCCGCTCATCGGCAAGGTCAAGGGCCACAAGCTCACCGCCCGCATGGTCAAGGACCGCCTCGACCGCGAGCTCATCGGAAACGTGTCCATCAAGCTGGTCGACATCGGCCGCCCGGACGCCTGGGAGATCCAGGGCCGCGGCGAGCTCGCGCTGGCGATCCTCGTGGAGCAGATGCGCCGTGAGGGCTTCGAGCTCACCGTCGGCAAGCCGCAGGTGGTCGTCAAGCAGGTCGACGGCAAGGTGCACGAGCCCTACGAGCACCTCACCATCGACTCGCCCGAGGAGTACCTCGGCGCGATCACGCAGCTCCTCGCCGCCCGCAAGGGCCGCATGGAGGGCATGAGCAACCACGGCACCGGCTGGGTCCGCATGGAGTTCGTCGTCCCGTCGCGCGGCCTCATCGGCTTCCGCACCGAGTTCCTCACGATCACGCGCGGCGCCGGCATCGCCAACGCCGTGTCGCACGGCTACGAGCAGTGGGCGGGCGAGATCACGACCCGCGTCAACGGCTCGATCGTCGCCGACCGCGCCGGCGTCGCCACCCCGTTCGCCATGGTGGCCCTGCAGGAGCGCATGTCGTTCTTCGTGGAGCCGACCCAGGAGGTCTACGAGGGCATGGTCGTGGGCGAGAACTCGCGCGCCGACGACATGGACGTGAACATCACCAAGGAGAAGCAGCTGACCAACATGCGTCAGTCCACCTCCGACTCCTTCGAGCGCATGACGCCCTCGCGGCGGCTCACGCTCGAGGAGTGCCTCGAGTTCGCCCGCGAGGACGAGTGCGTGGAGGTCACGCCCGAGTTCGTGCGGATCCGCAAGGTCGAGCTCGACGCGAACGCCCGACAGCGCAAGACGTCGCGACTGAAGAAGCAGAACGCGTAG
- the efeB gene encoding iron uptake transporter deferrochelatase/peroxidase subunit, with protein sequence MTDHATTTPDGTAAADAPAAPAGISRRGILGLLGAGALGGGLVGSAGGVMADRAFAGARQAAGGATYAFHGAHQAGITTPAQDRLHFAAFDVADIDRAGLVSLLQDWSAAAARMTAGGSAGALGAVDGPYDSPPDDTGEALDLPPAGLTITFGLGPSLFTTADGVDRFGIADRRPAALVDLPRFPGEALVAQATGGDLCIQACSDDPQVAVHAIRNLSRIAFGRASIRWSQLGFGRTSSTSRAQVTPRNLFGFKDGTANVKSEDTRQVEDHVWADAGSSPAEAWMQGGSYLVARRIRMTIETWDRSSLREQERVVGRTKGSGAPLSGGQEHTAPDFSATGRGGAPLIDPASHVRLAHPDANDGAVLLRRGYNFVDGNDDLGRLNAGLFFLAFQRDPRTQFIPIQRSLARDAMNEYLRHVGSGIWAVPPGASRDGYVGETLFAS encoded by the coding sequence ATGACGGACCACGCGACCACCACGCCCGACGGCACGGCGGCAGCCGACGCTCCCGCGGCGCCCGCGGGCATCTCCCGCCGCGGGATCCTCGGCCTCCTCGGCGCGGGCGCGCTCGGCGGCGGCCTGGTCGGCTCCGCGGGCGGGGTGATGGCCGACCGCGCCTTCGCGGGCGCCCGGCAGGCCGCGGGCGGCGCGACCTACGCGTTCCACGGGGCGCACCAGGCGGGGATCACCACGCCCGCACAGGACCGCCTGCACTTCGCCGCCTTCGACGTCGCCGACATCGACCGCGCGGGCCTCGTCTCGCTCCTCCAGGACTGGAGCGCCGCGGCCGCGCGCATGACGGCCGGCGGATCCGCGGGCGCGCTCGGCGCCGTCGACGGCCCGTACGACTCCCCGCCCGACGACACGGGCGAGGCGCTCGACCTGCCGCCCGCCGGCCTCACCATCACGTTCGGCCTCGGCCCGTCGCTGTTCACGACCGCCGACGGCGTCGACCGCTTCGGCATCGCCGACCGCCGGCCCGCCGCGCTCGTCGACCTGCCGCGCTTCCCGGGCGAGGCGCTCGTCGCGCAGGCGACGGGCGGCGACCTCTGCATCCAGGCGTGCAGCGACGACCCGCAGGTGGCCGTGCACGCGATCCGCAACCTGTCGCGCATCGCGTTCGGCCGCGCCTCCATCCGGTGGTCGCAGCTCGGCTTCGGCCGCACGTCGTCGACGAGCCGCGCGCAGGTCACGCCGCGGAACCTCTTCGGCTTCAAGGACGGCACCGCGAACGTGAAGTCCGAGGACACGCGCCAGGTCGAGGACCACGTGTGGGCCGACGCGGGATCCTCGCCCGCCGAGGCGTGGATGCAGGGCGGCTCCTACCTGGTCGCCCGACGCATCCGCATGACGATCGAGACCTGGGACCGCTCGTCGCTCCGCGAGCAGGAGCGCGTTGTCGGCCGCACGAAGGGGTCCGGCGCGCCCCTCAGCGGGGGCCAGGAGCACACGGCTCCCGACTTCTCCGCCACCGGCCGCGGCGGCGCCCCGCTCATCGACCCCGCGTCGCACGTGCGCCTCGCGCACCCGGACGCGAACGACGGCGCGGTGCTCCTGCGCCGCGGCTACAACTTCGTCGACGGCAACGACGACCTCGGCCGGCTCAACGCGGGCCTGTTCTTCCTGGCCTTCCAGCGGGATCCTCGGACGCAGTTCATCCCCATCCAGCGGAGCCTCGCCCGCGACGCCATGAACGAGTACCTGCGGCACGTGGGCAGCGGGATCTGGGCCGTGCCGCCGGGCGCATCGCGCGACGGGTACGTCGGGGAGACGCTCTTCGCGTCCTGA
- the efeO gene encoding iron uptake system protein EfeO, translating into MKRSTLPAAALLAGAALALSGCVANAPTGSAGDGAASADSGVTQLTVDSSADACAVSAATAPSGTVSFHVTNSTDQVTEFYLLADDGLRIVGEVENVSPGIERDLVLTAQPGDYFTVCKPGMVGDGVGRAPFTVTGDQVALAGDAEQQGQDAAAAYLAYVKDQIGRLLPATQEFADAYLAGDDDRARSLYPTARAYYERVEPVAESFGDLDPEIDFREADVEPGTEWTGWHRIEKDLWQPSPDANGGEVYAPLGQADRAHFAQELTADTQRLYDAVHADGFSVDISTVSNGAVGLMDEVASGKITGEEEIWSHTDLWDFQANLEGARVAYAGVRDIVAPKDPQLVATLDAQFASLETDLAAYGSLDQGFTTYDRLTTDQVKGLADGVNALAEPLSKLTGALVG; encoded by the coding sequence ATGAAGCGCTCGACCCTCCCCGCCGCCGCCCTGCTCGCCGGCGCCGCCCTCGCCCTGTCGGGCTGCGTCGCGAACGCCCCGACCGGATCCGCCGGCGACGGCGCCGCCTCGGCCGACTCCGGCGTCACCCAGCTCACGGTCGACAGCTCCGCCGACGCGTGCGCCGTCTCCGCCGCGACCGCCCCCAGCGGCACGGTCTCGTTCCACGTCACGAACTCCACCGACCAGGTGACCGAGTTCTACCTGCTCGCGGACGACGGCCTGCGCATCGTCGGCGAGGTCGAGAACGTGAGCCCCGGGATCGAGCGCGACCTCGTGCTGACCGCCCAGCCCGGCGACTACTTCACCGTCTGCAAGCCCGGCATGGTCGGCGACGGCGTGGGACGTGCGCCCTTCACCGTCACGGGCGACCAGGTCGCGCTCGCGGGCGACGCGGAGCAGCAGGGCCAGGACGCGGCCGCCGCCTACCTCGCCTACGTCAAGGACCAGATCGGCCGCCTCCTGCCCGCCACGCAGGAGTTCGCCGACGCGTACCTCGCGGGCGACGACGACAGGGCGCGCTCGCTGTACCCCACGGCGCGCGCGTACTACGAGCGCGTCGAGCCCGTCGCGGAGTCGTTCGGCGACCTCGACCCGGAGATCGACTTCCGCGAGGCCGACGTCGAGCCCGGCACCGAGTGGACCGGGTGGCACCGCATCGAGAAGGACCTCTGGCAGCCCTCGCCCGACGCGAACGGCGGCGAGGTCTACGCGCCGCTCGGCCAGGCGGACCGCGCGCACTTCGCCCAGGAGCTCACCGCCGACACGCAGCGGCTCTACGACGCGGTGCACGCCGACGGCTTCTCGGTCGACATCTCCACGGTCTCCAACGGCGCGGTCGGGCTGATGGACGAGGTCGCGTCCGGCAAGATCACCGGCGAGGAGGAGATCTGGTCGCACACCGACCTCTGGGACTTCCAGGCGAACCTCGAGGGCGCGCGCGTCGCGTACGCGGGCGTCCGCGACATCGTCGCGCCGAAGGACCCGCAGCTCGTCGCCACGCTCGACGCCCAGTTCGCGTCGCTGGAGACGGACCTCGCCGCGTACGGATCCCTCGACCAGGGCTTCACGACCTACGACCGCCTCACCACGGACCAGGTCAAGGGCCTCGCGGACGGCGTGAACGCGCTGGCCGAGCCGCTGTCGAAGCTCACCGGGGCGCTCGTCGGCTGA